In a genomic window of Nesterenkonia halotolerans:
- a CDS encoding M20/M25/M40 family metallo-hydrolase: MRRASVSTASGATPAAAAEAEVIDFCRDLIRLDTSNWGEGRSNGEREAAEYCASIMRQAGLEPEIFESAPGRTSVVARMKGANPELGALVVHGHLDVVPAQAQDWQVDPFAAEIRDGMIWGRGAVDMKDMDAMILASMLRMHREGHQPQRDLIFAFFADEEDNGNFGAKWMVKHHPEVFEGATEAISEVGGFSTDVAGQRAYLIQTGEKGLHWTKMTASGTAGHGSAIHSDNPVVRLGAAVAAIGEYEWPLDYTKTTRALMEQLSELTGIPFDEEDPSELLAATGSASKFISATLRNTSNPTLLEAGYKHNVVPGSASALVDARTLPEQDAQVAAKLEELAGEKVSFELLNGGPSLEVPFSGLLVEQMVASLKAEDPDAAVLPYMLGGGTDNKHLASLGISGYGFAPLQLPAELDFTGMFHGVDERVPLEALTFGVRVLHRFLAAQ, encoded by the coding sequence ATGAGGAGAGCATCTGTGAGCACCGCATCCGGCGCGACCCCCGCAGCAGCGGCCGAAGCAGAAGTCATCGACTTCTGCCGAGATCTGATCCGGCTCGACACGTCCAACTGGGGGGAGGGGCGTTCCAACGGTGAACGCGAGGCCGCCGAGTACTGCGCCTCCATCATGCGGCAGGCGGGGCTGGAGCCGGAGATCTTCGAGTCCGCGCCGGGCCGCACCTCCGTCGTCGCCCGGATGAAGGGTGCGAATCCTGAGCTGGGCGCGCTGGTCGTGCACGGACACCTCGACGTGGTCCCCGCACAGGCACAGGACTGGCAGGTGGACCCCTTCGCCGCAGAGATCCGCGACGGCATGATCTGGGGCCGCGGCGCCGTGGACATGAAGGACATGGACGCGATGATTCTGGCCTCGATGCTGCGGATGCACCGCGAGGGCCACCAGCCGCAGCGAGACCTCATCTTCGCCTTCTTCGCGGATGAGGAGGACAACGGCAACTTCGGGGCCAAGTGGATGGTCAAGCATCACCCCGAGGTCTTCGAAGGTGCCACCGAGGCCATCAGCGAGGTCGGCGGCTTCTCCACCGACGTCGCGGGTCAGCGGGCGTACCTGATTCAGACTGGCGAGAAGGGTCTGCACTGGACCAAGATGACCGCCTCCGGGACAGCTGGACATGGATCCGCCATCCACAGTGACAACCCCGTGGTCCGCCTGGGGGCCGCCGTGGCCGCCATCGGAGAGTACGAATGGCCGCTGGACTACACCAAGACCACCCGTGCGCTGATGGAGCAGCTTTCCGAGCTCACCGGCATTCCCTTCGACGAAGAAGATCCGTCCGAGCTGCTCGCCGCCACCGGCAGCGCCTCGAAGTTCATCTCCGCCACGCTGCGCAACACCTCGAACCCGACCCTGCTCGAGGCCGGATACAAGCACAATGTGGTCCCCGGCTCCGCCTCCGCACTGGTCGATGCCCGCACGCTGCCCGAGCAGGACGCCCAGGTCGCGGCGAAGCTCGAGGAGCTCGCCGGCGAGAAGGTCAGCTTCGAGCTGCTCAACGGCGGCCCGTCCCTGGAGGTCCCGTTCTCGGGGCTGCTGGTGGAGCAGATGGTCGCCTCGCTCAAGGCCGAGGACCCCGACGCCGCAGTGCTTCCCTACATGCTCGGCGGCGGCACGGACAACAAGCACCTGGCCTCATTGGGCATCTCCGGGTACGGCTTCGCTCCGCTGCAGCTGCCCGCGGAGCTCGACTTCACCGGCATGTTCCACGGAGTCGACGAGCGCGTCCCCCTGGAGGCACTGACCTTTGGAGTGCGCGTGCTCCACCGCTTCCTCGCCGCCCAGTAG
- a CDS encoding YdeI/OmpD-associated family protein: protein MADPESAPRVHAETRSQWREWLLAHHETAPSVWLISWKKATGRAAVSYDDAVSEALAVGWVDSKPRKLDEERTMLYFSPRKPGSAWSRPNKLRVEQLRRSGAMTEAGERVIAQAVDSGAWTLLDQVEDLIVPEDLKEAFTRTPPAQENWDQFPPSARRGILGWIIQAKRPATREARISETARQAALNQRANQWRPSRGDGSRT from the coding sequence ATGGCAGATCCAGAGTCCGCGCCGCGGGTCCACGCGGAGACGCGCAGCCAATGGCGGGAATGGCTGCTGGCCCACCACGAGACCGCACCCTCGGTGTGGCTGATCTCCTGGAAGAAGGCGACCGGTCGGGCAGCGGTGAGCTACGACGATGCAGTCTCCGAGGCACTCGCCGTGGGCTGGGTCGACAGCAAGCCCCGCAAGCTCGACGAAGAGCGCACGATGCTCTACTTCTCCCCTCGCAAGCCTGGCAGCGCCTGGTCCCGACCGAACAAACTCCGGGTGGAGCAGCTCCGCCGCAGCGGCGCGATGACCGAAGCCGGTGAGCGCGTGATCGCCCAGGCCGTGGACTCCGGCGCGTGGACGCTGCTGGATCAGGTCGAAGACCTCATCGTGCCCGAGGACCTCAAGGAGGCCTTCACGCGAACGCCACCCGCTCAGGAGAACTGGGATCAGTTCCCGCCTTCCGCCCGACGGGGGATCCTGGGATGGATCATCCAAGCGAAACGCCCTGCCACGCGGGAAGCCCGGATCTCGGAGACAGCACGACAGGCCGCCCTGAACCAGCGCGCCAATCAATGGCGCCCCTCACGAGGTGACGGATCGAGGACGTGA
- a CDS encoding lipoate--protein ligase family protein has translation MTDTHQHHGEYKVVGGKLVVVDLQTDLDPRAHPREATITAASVNGDFFLEPDEALESLNAALIGLPVRATREEIAESVRAQLPDEAHMFGFDEYAIATAVRRALGHATRWEDHEWEVMPAVQLPVEMHVALDQVLTEEVGLGNRPPLMRMWDYSGRAVVIGSFQSLSNEVDSEAAERMGATVVRRITGGGAMYMDEGSFVTYSLSVPQSLVDGLSFADSYPFLDAWAMEALTEIGISASYKPLNDIVSTEGKIGGAAQKRLASGAMVHHVTMSYDMNADDMLQVLRIGREKISDKGITSAAKRVDPLRSQTGLAREEILRVFVETFARKYDAKIAEIRPEELARAEELVREKFSTQEWTARVP, from the coding sequence ATGACGGACACTCATCAGCATCACGGTGAATACAAGGTCGTCGGCGGCAAGCTCGTCGTCGTCGATCTCCAGACTGACCTCGACCCACGCGCCCATCCGCGCGAAGCGACGATCACGGCCGCCTCGGTCAACGGTGACTTCTTCCTGGAGCCTGATGAGGCCCTGGAGTCGCTCAACGCCGCCCTGATCGGGCTGCCGGTCCGGGCCACGCGCGAGGAGATCGCCGAATCCGTGCGTGCTCAGCTGCCCGATGAGGCGCACATGTTCGGCTTCGATGAATACGCCATCGCCACTGCGGTGCGCCGCGCTCTGGGCCACGCCACACGCTGGGAGGACCATGAGTGGGAGGTCATGCCCGCGGTGCAGCTGCCCGTCGAGATGCATGTGGCGCTGGACCAGGTGCTCACTGAGGAGGTGGGACTGGGCAACCGCCCTCCGCTGATGCGGATGTGGGACTACTCGGGCCGTGCCGTGGTGATCGGGTCCTTCCAGTCGCTGTCCAACGAGGTGGATTCAGAGGCTGCCGAGCGCATGGGCGCCACCGTGGTGCGTCGAATCACCGGTGGGGGAGCGATGTACATGGACGAGGGCAGCTTCGTCACCTATTCGCTCTCCGTGCCGCAGTCGCTGGTGGACGGGCTCAGCTTCGCCGACTCCTATCCGTTCCTCGACGCCTGGGCGATGGAGGCGCTGACCGAGATTGGAATCTCCGCCTCGTATAAGCCGCTCAACGACATCGTCTCCACCGAGGGCAAGATCGGCGGGGCCGCGCAGAAGCGCCTGGCCAGCGGCGCCATGGTGCACCACGTGACCATGAGCTACGACATGAACGCCGATGACATGCTCCAGGTGCTGCGCATCGGCCGGGAGAAGATCTCCGACAAAGGGATCACCTCGGCGGCGAAGCGCGTGGATCCGCTGCGCAGTCAGACCGGACTGGCGCGGGAGGAGATCCTGAGGGTGTTCGTGGAGACCTTTGCGCGGAAATACGACGCGAAGATCGCCGAGATCCGTCCGGAAGAGCTCGCACGGGCAGAAGAGCTCGTCAGGGAGAAGTTCAGCACCCAGGAATGGACTGCACGAGTGCCCTGA
- the yczE gene encoding membrane protein YczE — MSLLSAWRGTQLLVGLFLYGFSLAMMIRATLGVSPWDVLGQGSALQTGLPFGVMTNIIGLIVLLLWIPLRQRPGVGTILNVLLVGPSAEVGLAVLGEPEALWTRILLFTGGLVLLAVASGLYIGAQYGPGPRDGLMTGVHHRYGLPIWLVRTAIEGTVLLLGWILGGPVGLGTVAVVLLIGPLVHLALPIFRIPTRQELESDRLEQQAPARAEGS, encoded by the coding sequence ATGAGTCTTCTCAGCGCGTGGCGCGGCACCCAGCTGTTGGTCGGTCTGTTCCTCTATGGGTTCTCGCTCGCCATGATGATCCGAGCCACCCTCGGCGTCTCGCCGTGGGACGTCCTGGGGCAAGGCTCGGCGCTGCAGACGGGACTCCCGTTCGGTGTCATGACCAACATCATCGGACTCATCGTTCTCCTGCTGTGGATCCCGCTTCGGCAGAGGCCGGGAGTCGGGACGATCCTCAACGTGCTCCTGGTGGGCCCGAGCGCCGAAGTCGGCCTCGCGGTCCTCGGCGAGCCTGAAGCGCTGTGGACGCGAATCCTGTTGTTCACCGGGGGCCTGGTTCTCCTGGCGGTTGCCAGCGGGCTCTACATCGGAGCTCAGTACGGACCCGGCCCGCGAGACGGACTCATGACGGGAGTGCACCACCGATACGGGCTGCCCATCTGGCTGGTTCGCACCGCGATTGAAGGCACAGTGCTGCTCCTGGGCTGGATTCTCGGCGGTCCCGTCGGGCTGGGGACCGTGGCTGTCGTGCTGCTCATCGGCCCCCTGGTCCATCTGGCGCTGCCCATCTTCCGAATCCCGACCCGTCAAGAGCTTGAGAGCGACAGGCTGGAGCAACAAGCCCCGGCCCGCGCGGAAGGATCATGA
- the yczR gene encoding MocR-like transcription factor YczR yields the protein MMVLTARRLVTELGAWRAGGPAYSALADRVRLLALDGRIPLGTRLPAERELASELGVSRTTVAAAYARLREAGYLRSTRGSGSVVTIPGRRSPVEDIEARTATTLDFSKAALPAAPQVGEASVRAAQALPAYLGGTGYDPLGLPRLRQALAERYTAKGVPTEPENIMVTLGAQHAISLITKTFLSRADTALVEAPSYPHAYDALRLRARKLVTVTVDPRRGWDDHGLAQTFREARPALAYVMPDFHNPTGAVMPAPQRQLLMDLARRHDSLVVADETTADLHIDGVAGAPLATYGPALLVGSMGKTVWGGLRIGWIRAEQDKIQRLEQSRYAQDLGTPILEQLIALDLLGQYEEILRYRTVQLREGRDHAEELLRSHFPQWDVPHVGGGLCTWVNIGEPVSSQLALAAREGGLPIGAGPRFGLGGAFERFLRFPLSYPAEETSLAVEILAEAWHRVEPLRRVDADFTPALV from the coding sequence ATGATGGTTCTCACAGCCCGCCGGCTGGTCACGGAACTCGGAGCATGGCGTGCGGGCGGCCCGGCCTACAGCGCTCTCGCTGACCGCGTTCGGCTCCTCGCGCTTGATGGACGGATCCCGCTCGGCACGCGGCTGCCGGCCGAACGTGAACTGGCGTCGGAGCTGGGAGTGAGTCGGACGACAGTCGCGGCCGCCTACGCGCGTCTTCGTGAGGCTGGTTACCTTCGCAGCACTCGAGGTTCCGGCAGCGTGGTCACGATTCCTGGGCGCCGCAGCCCGGTCGAGGACATCGAGGCGCGCACCGCCACCACGCTCGACTTCAGCAAAGCCGCGCTGCCCGCCGCCCCGCAGGTGGGTGAGGCCTCAGTGAGGGCCGCACAGGCGCTGCCGGCCTATTTGGGTGGCACGGGTTATGACCCACTCGGACTGCCACGCCTGCGCCAGGCCCTGGCCGAGCGGTACACGGCCAAAGGCGTCCCGACGGAGCCCGAGAACATCATGGTCACGCTGGGAGCTCAGCACGCAATCTCGCTGATCACCAAGACCTTCCTCTCCCGCGCAGACACCGCACTGGTGGAGGCTCCGAGCTATCCGCACGCCTACGACGCGCTCAGACTGAGGGCTCGGAAGCTCGTGACCGTCACCGTCGATCCGCGTCGGGGCTGGGATGACCACGGACTGGCGCAGACCTTTCGCGAGGCGAGACCTGCTCTTGCCTACGTGATGCCGGACTTCCACAACCCCACAGGCGCCGTCATGCCGGCTCCGCAGCGCCAGCTGCTCATGGACCTCGCCCGACGTCACGACTCACTGGTGGTGGCAGACGAGACCACCGCGGACCTGCACATCGATGGCGTCGCGGGAGCTCCGTTGGCGACCTATGGGCCGGCACTTCTCGTCGGTTCCATGGGAAAGACCGTATGGGGCGGACTGAGGATCGGGTGGATCCGTGCAGAGCAGGACAAGATCCAACGACTCGAACAGTCCCGATACGCCCAGGACCTGGGCACCCCCATCCTCGAGCAGCTCATCGCACTGGATCTGCTCGGCCAGTACGAGGAGATCCTTCGTTACCGCACGGTTCAGCTTCGGGAAGGGCGAGACCACGCGGAGGAGCTGCTCCGATCACACTTCCCGCAATGGGATGTGCCGCACGTCGGCGGGGGGCTGTGCACCTGGGTCAATATCGGAGAGCCGGTGAGTTCCCAGCTCGCACTGGCCGCTCGCGAGGGGGGCCTCCCCATCGGTGCGGGCCCGCGGTTTGGACTCGGCGGAGCTTTCGAGCGTTTCCTCCGCTTCCCCCTCAGCTACCCGGCGGAGGAGACCAGCCTGGCCGTAGAAATTCTGGCAGAGGCGTGGCACCGCGTGGAACCTCTACGCAGGGTCGACGCCGACTTCACACCAGCGCTGGTCTGA
- a CDS encoding type B 50S ribosomal protein L31: MKSDIHPKYEPVIFNDLASGEKILTRSTTSSNKTMEWEDGNTYPVIDVEISAASHPFYTGKQRIMDSAGRVERFNARFKGFGGKK, from the coding sequence ATGAAGTCTGATATCCACCCCAAGTACGAGCCGGTCATCTTCAATGACCTGGCCTCCGGCGAAAAGATCCTGACCCGCTCCACCACCTCGTCGAACAAGACGATGGAATGGGAAGACGGCAACACCTACCCGGTCATCGACGTCGAGATCTCCGCTGCGTCGCACCCGTTCTACACCGGCAAGCAGCGCATCATGGACTCCGCCGGCCGCGTCGAGCGCTTCAACGCTCGCTTCAAGGGCTTCGGAGGCAAGAAGTAA
- a CDS encoding sulfite exporter TauE/SafE family protein, with the protein MEALSDIALHGLGLEMLALIFVAGIWAGAINTVVGSGTLVTFPVLVAMGVPPVSATVSNAMGLIAGNFTGAWGYRREIRQVKSVLIKLIPASVLGGVIGAALLITLPEEVFGRVAPILIVVSLIFVLAQPRLSAWVRARAARREAGTEGSVQSAEPATQDAPAEPSKTPSMPTVSLVLMLLVFAAGIYGGYFVAAQGILLMGILGIFLMANIQQANGVKNLLVAVVNLTAAISYVLVDYLLREPDERVILWGVVAIIAVASTLGGLIGAWVGRRLSPLLLRAVIVTLGLVALFVMLRNLFIG; encoded by the coding sequence ATGGAGGCGCTCAGCGATATCGCCCTGCATGGGCTTGGTCTGGAGATGCTGGCCCTGATCTTCGTCGCCGGCATCTGGGCGGGCGCCATCAACACTGTGGTCGGATCCGGCACGCTGGTGACCTTCCCGGTGCTGGTGGCCATGGGCGTGCCCCCGGTCTCGGCCACCGTGTCCAACGCGATGGGCCTGATCGCCGGCAACTTCACCGGTGCCTGGGGATACCGGCGCGAGATCCGACAGGTGAAGTCGGTGCTGATCAAACTGATTCCGGCCTCGGTGCTCGGCGGAGTGATCGGCGCGGCACTGCTGATCACGCTGCCCGAGGAGGTCTTCGGACGGGTCGCACCGATCCTGATCGTGGTCTCGCTGATCTTCGTCCTGGCGCAGCCCAGGCTTTCGGCCTGGGTCAGGGCGAGGGCAGCTCGGCGGGAAGCGGGGACAGAAGGTTCGGTCCAGTCCGCCGAGCCCGCCACCCAGGACGCACCGGCGGAGCCCTCGAAGACTCCCTCCATGCCCACGGTGAGCCTGGTGCTGATGCTGCTGGTCTTCGCGGCAGGCATCTATGGCGGGTACTTCGTCGCTGCGCAGGGCATTCTGCTGATGGGCATCCTGGGCATCTTCCTGATGGCGAACATTCAGCAGGCCAACGGCGTGAAGAACCTGCTGGTCGCCGTCGTGAACCTCACTGCCGCCATCAGCTATGTCCTGGTGGACTATCTGCTCCGAGAGCCGGACGAGCGGGTGATTCTCTGGGGCGTCGTGGCCATCATCGCCGTGGCCTCCACGCTCGGCGGACTCATCGGGGCGTGGGTGGGACGGCGGCTCTCCCCGCTGCTGCTCCGGGCCGTCATCGTCACGCTCGGCCTGGTGGCGCTGTTCGTGATGTTGCGCAACCTCTTCATCGGCTGA
- a CDS encoding ABC transporter ATP-binding protein: protein MSPVLEIQNVTVRRGRKNLLNNVSWTVNEDERWVILGPNGAGKTTLLQIAAARLFPTTGTARILDEQLGAVDVFELRPLIGFSSNSLTSTMPMQETALNVVVTAAYGVTGRWREEYEQLDERRAFELLNEWGVGTVFDRPFGTLSEGERKRVQIARALMTDPELLLLDEPGAGLDLGGREALVERTSQLVTHEESPTTVLVTHHLEEIPPGFTHVLLLRDGAPVASGPIEETMTSANLSKTFDTELDLVHRDGRYSAFKKQPAQH from the coding sequence ATGAGTCCTGTCCTCGAAATCCAGAATGTCACCGTGCGCCGGGGGCGCAAGAATCTTCTCAACAACGTCTCCTGGACGGTGAATGAGGACGAGCGCTGGGTGATCCTGGGCCCCAACGGCGCAGGGAAGACCACCCTGCTGCAGATCGCTGCGGCCCGACTGTTTCCCACCACCGGCACCGCCCGGATCCTCGATGAGCAGCTGGGCGCCGTCGACGTCTTCGAGCTACGGCCGCTGATCGGCTTCAGCTCGAATTCGCTCACCAGCACCATGCCCATGCAGGAGACCGCGCTGAACGTCGTGGTCACCGCCGCCTACGGCGTGACCGGACGGTGGCGCGAGGAGTATGAGCAGCTGGATGAGCGGCGCGCCTTCGAGCTGCTCAACGAGTGGGGCGTGGGCACGGTCTTCGATCGGCCCTTCGGAACGCTGTCCGAGGGTGAGCGCAAGCGGGTGCAGATCGCACGGGCGCTGATGACCGATCCGGAGCTGCTGCTGCTGGACGAGCCGGGTGCAGGTCTGGACCTCGGAGGCCGAGAGGCACTCGTGGAGCGCACCAGCCAGCTGGTCACCCATGAGGAGTCTCCCACCACGGTCTTGGTCACCCACCACCTCGAGGAGATCCCGCCCGGGTTCACCCACGTGCTGCTGCTGCGCGACGGGGCCCCGGTGGCCTCCGGGCCCATCGAAGAGACCATGACCTCGGCGAACCTCTCGAAGACCTTCGACACCGAGCTGGACCTGGTGCACCGTGACGGCCGCTATTCGGCCTTCAAGAAGCAGCCGGCGCAACACTGA
- the serB gene encoding phosphoserine phosphatase SerB encodes MTALPHPDVPQGTVALLAAPSLDGPLIRSLTHEFSRRGVVHSVELRDVPVAGGGEIQAARWSVTLDDADDSYGAQLAVSLLEDAADQLQGPVTQTVLPGAQRETLHSEDGRLMLLMDVDSTLIDQEVIELLARGAGREAEVAEVTERAMRGEIDFEASLHQRVAALSGLSEDVITSTLASITPTQGAEALLAELTRRGWPSYAVSGGFLQVLAPLAQQLGLTGFHANDLAISANGTLEGTVRGAVVDRAAKKEYLEQWSASQGLRPGNVVAVGDGANDLDMITAAGVGIAFCAKPALEEQADLVIRHRSFELISLALGLG; translated from the coding sequence ATGACTGCGCTCCCACACCCTGACGTCCCGCAAGGCACCGTGGCCCTCCTGGCGGCCCCCTCCCTGGACGGTCCGCTCATCCGCTCGCTGACCCATGAGTTCTCCCGTCGCGGCGTGGTGCACAGCGTGGAGCTGCGAGACGTCCCGGTCGCCGGCGGGGGCGAGATCCAGGCCGCGCGCTGGTCTGTGACTCTGGATGACGCCGATGACTCCTATGGAGCGCAGCTCGCGGTCTCACTCCTGGAGGACGCCGCCGACCAGCTCCAGGGCCCCGTCACCCAGACAGTGCTGCCCGGAGCGCAGCGTGAGACGCTCCACTCCGAGGACGGCCGGCTCATGCTGCTCATGGACGTGGACTCCACGCTGATCGATCAGGAGGTCATCGAACTGCTGGCCCGCGGGGCCGGGCGTGAGGCTGAGGTCGCGGAGGTCACCGAGCGGGCCATGCGCGGCGAGATCGACTTCGAGGCCTCGCTGCACCAGCGGGTCGCCGCGCTGAGCGGCCTCTCCGAGGACGTGATCACCTCCACCCTCGCCTCGATCACCCCCACCCAGGGCGCCGAGGCCCTGCTCGCCGAGCTGACGCGCCGCGGCTGGCCCAGCTACGCCGTCTCGGGCGGGTTTCTCCAGGTCCTCGCTCCACTGGCCCAGCAACTCGGACTCACCGGGTTCCATGCCAATGACCTCGCCATCTCCGCGAACGGCACCCTCGAAGGCACTGTGCGCGGCGCCGTCGTCGACCGCGCGGCCAAGAAGGAGTATCTTGAACAGTGGTCGGCATCACAGGGGCTGCGGCCTGGCAATGTCGTCGCCGTCGGAGATGGAGCGAACGATCTCGACATGATCACGGCCGCCGGAGTGGGCATCGCGTTCTGCGCGAAGCCTGCCCTGGAAGAGCAGGCAGACCTCGTCATCCGTCACCGCTCCTTCGAGCTCATCTCGCTGGCGCTGGGACTGGGCTGA
- the tkt gene encoding transketolase, translating into MTENAVFTDLDKRAVDTLRVLAADSVEKVGSGHPGTAMSLAPAAYLLFQKVMKHDPTDPQWIGRDRFILSPGHTSLTLYLQLYFSGYGLEVEDLGALRTWDSLTPGHPEYGHTAGVEITTGPLGQGLASSVGFAYGQRRMRGLMDPDAPAGESPFDHNVYVIASDGDLQEGVTSEASSLAGHQELGNLIVIWDDNKISIEDDTDIAFTEDVSARYEAYGWHVQRVDWKKSGDYDEDINELHRALLAAKAETSKPSLIALRTVIGYPSPKKQNTGGIHGSKLGTDELVALKELLGFDTEAHFAVEDEVLTHARKILERSVETRQEWDKQYQSWREANTDEAKLLDRLTAGELPDGWESQLPEFPAGEDMATRAASGKVLNGIAEVLPELWGGSADLAGSNNTHLDGYESFIPTSHSTEKFSGNPYGRNLHFGIREHAAAAITNGVSLSAPLRTYNGTFLIFSDYQRPAIRLAALMGIGSIFVWTHDSIGLGEDGPTHQPVEQLATLRAIPNLDVVRPGDPNEVAIAWREVLRRSDRPAGLALTRQGIPTYARGAGAATATEFGSVEGAAKGAYVLAESAKDGAVVTPDVVLIGTGSEVQLAVEAREALAEQGVAARVVSMTCREWFFEQDKAYRESVIPAAVKARVSVEAASPMGWRDIVGDAGRIVGLDHFGASADYKVLYEQFGITAAAVTEAAQESIAAAS; encoded by the coding sequence GTGACCGAGAATGCCGTATTCACCGATCTGGACAAGCGGGCAGTCGACACGCTGCGCGTGCTGGCCGCCGACTCCGTGGAGAAGGTCGGCTCAGGCCACCCCGGCACGGCGATGTCGCTGGCCCCCGCTGCCTACCTGCTCTTCCAGAAGGTGATGAAGCATGATCCCACCGATCCCCAGTGGATCGGTCGCGACCGCTTCATCCTCTCCCCCGGCCACACCTCGCTGACCCTGTACCTCCAGCTCTACTTCTCCGGCTACGGCCTTGAGGTCGAGGACCTCGGGGCGCTGCGCACCTGGGATTCGCTGACCCCGGGCCACCCCGAGTACGGCCACACCGCGGGCGTAGAGATCACCACCGGGCCGCTGGGCCAGGGCCTCGCCTCGTCGGTCGGCTTCGCCTACGGCCAGCGCCGGATGCGCGGACTGATGGACCCTGATGCGCCTGCCGGAGAGTCCCCCTTCGACCACAACGTGTACGTCATCGCCTCCGACGGTGACCTCCAGGAGGGCGTGACCTCCGAGGCCTCCTCGCTGGCCGGCCACCAGGAGCTCGGCAACCTCATCGTGATCTGGGACGACAACAAGATCTCCATCGAGGACGACACCGACATCGCCTTCACCGAGGACGTCTCAGCGCGCTACGAGGCCTACGGCTGGCACGTGCAGCGCGTGGACTGGAAGAAGTCCGGCGACTACGACGAGGACATCAACGAGCTCCACCGCGCGCTGCTGGCCGCGAAGGCCGAGACCTCGAAGCCCTCGCTCATCGCGCTGCGCACGGTGATCGGCTACCCCTCCCCGAAGAAGCAGAACACCGGCGGCATCCACGGCTCCAAGCTGGGCACCGATGAGCTGGTGGCGCTCAAGGAGCTCCTCGGCTTCGACACCGAGGCGCACTTCGCGGTGGAGGACGAGGTCCTGACCCACGCACGCAAGATCCTCGAGCGCAGCGTCGAGACCCGCCAGGAATGGGACAAGCAGTACCAGTCCTGGCGCGAGGCGAACACCGATGAGGCGAAGCTGCTGGACCGGCTGACCGCCGGCGAGCTTCCCGACGGCTGGGAGTCCCAGCTGCCCGAGTTCCCCGCCGGAGAGGACATGGCCACCCGCGCCGCCTCCGGCAAGGTGCTCAATGGCATTGCCGAGGTCCTTCCCGAGCTCTGGGGCGGCTCAGCCGACCTCGCAGGGTCGAACAACACGCACCTCGACGGGTACGAGTCCTTCATCCCGACCTCCCACTCCACGGAGAAGTTCAGCGGCAACCCCTACGGGCGCAACCTGCACTTCGGCATCCGTGAGCACGCAGCCGCGGCGATCACCAACGGCGTCTCGCTGTCGGCACCGCTGCGCACCTACAACGGCACCTTCCTGATCTTCTCGGACTATCAGCGCCCGGCCATCCGCCTGGCGGCACTGATGGGCATCGGATCGATCTTCGTGTGGACTCATGACTCCATCGGGCTGGGCGAAGACGGACCCACCCACCAGCCGGTGGAGCAGCTCGCGACGCTGCGCGCCATCCCGAACCTCGATGTGGTGCGCCCCGGCGACCCCAACGAGGTGGCCATCGCCTGGCGCGAGGTGCTGCGCCGCAGCGACCGCCCGGCCGGCCTGGCCCTGACTCGCCAGGGCATCCCCACCTACGCCCGCGGCGCCGGAGCGGCCACCGCCACAGAGTTCGGCTCGGTGGAGGGCGCCGCCAAGGGTGCCTATGTGCTGGCCGAGTCCGCCAAGGACGGCGCCGTGGTGACCCCCGACGTCGTGCTGATCGGCACCGGCTCGGAGGTGCAGCTCGCCGTCGAGGCGCGCGAGGCACTGGCTGAGCAGGGCGTCGCCGCCCGCGTGGTCTCCATGACCTGCCGCGAGTGGTTCTTCGAGCAGGACAAGGCCTACCGCGAGAGCGTCATCCCCGCGGCCGTGAAGGCGCGCGTCTCCGTGGAGGCCGCCTCCCCGATGGGCTGGCGCGACATCGTCGGCGACGCCGGCCGGATCGTGGGACTGGATCACTTCGGCGCCTCCGCCGACTACAAGGTGCTCTACGAGCA